The Thermodesulfobacteriota bacterium genomic sequence ACCTCATTTTTTATAATTAAATGGACCAGAAGATCCATAGGACCTTCAAAGATATCTGTAATCCGAACTCTGTAAATATCATCCGGCATTTATTGATTAGTGCTCCAAACGAATTGTCATGGGTGCATCGACACCCTAAAATGTAAATTTATGGTTAAGCAAGCCAGAAGCGCCTATATTTTCACAGCAGCTCTGACCTCGTCCATGGTTTGTCGTGCAACTTTTTGTGCTTTTTGTATTCCGTCTTTGATTATTTCATTCACCAGTTGGGGTCGGGACAAATAGTATTCTCTTTTGTTACGAACCGGTTCAAGCGCTTTGATAAGGTTTTGAGCCATAATTTTTTTGCATTGTACACAGCCGATGTCTGCAGCACGGCATTCTTTAGCTATCTGATCAATGGTTTCTTTTTCGGTATATGTTTTATGGAAATCATAAACATTGCAAATGTCCGGATTCCCTGGATCATTTTTCCTTGCGCGCTGTGGATCGGTGATCATACGGGAAACTCTATCAGCAATGACTTTTGGGTTGTCGGATAAGTATATGGCATTATCATAACTTTTACTCATTTTTCTTCGGTCTATGCCGAGTAACTTGGGTGTTTGGGTTAAAACAGCTTCAGGTTCGGGAAACACTTCGCCGTATAAGTGATTGAATCTTCTGGCAATTTCTCTTGTAATTTCAACATGAGGGACCTGGTCCATGCCAACAGGGACCCCGAAGGGTTTATACATGATGATATCAGCTGCCTGAAGAACAGGGTAACCAAGAAATCCGAAGGTAGAGAGATCTTTATTGGATAGCTGTAGAATTTGGTCTTTATAAGTCGGGTTACGTTCCAGCCAGGGAACAGGAGTTATCATGGAAAGAATTAGAAAGAGCTCTGCATGTTCCTTGATATGTGACTGGATAAAGAGGGTGCTTTTTTCCGGGGAAAGACCCACACTAAGCCAGTCTATTATCATATCGTTAATATATTTGGATATCGAACCTGTTTTTTCATAG encodes the following:
- the trpS gene encoding tryptophan--tRNA ligase, which encodes MTDKKRILSGMRPTGPLHLGNWHGALANWVKMQKEYDCFFFIADWHALTSDYEKTGSISKYINDMIIDWLSVGLSPEKSTLFIQSHIKEHAELFLILSMITPVPWLERNPTYKDQILQLSNKDLSTFGFLGYPVLQAADIIMYKPFGVPVGMDQVPHVEITREIARRFNHLYGEVFPEPEAVLTQTPKLLGIDRRKMSKSYDNAIYLSDNPKVIADRVSRMITDPQRARKNDPGNPDICNVYDFHKTYTEKETIDQIAKECRAADIGCVQCKKIMAQNLIKALEPVRNKREYYLSRPQLVNEIIKDGIQKAQKVARQTMDEVRAAVKI